One genomic segment of Vibrio penaeicida includes these proteins:
- a CDS encoding IS4-like element ISVsa5 family transposase → MCELDILHDSLYQFCPELHLKRLNSLTLACHALLDCKTLTLTELGRNLPTKARTKHNIKRIDRLLGNRHLHKERLAVYRWHASFICSGNTMPIVLVDWSDIREQKRLMVLRASVALHGRSVTLYEKAFPLSEQCSKKAHDQFLADLASILPSNTTPLIVSDAGFKVPWYKSVEKLGWYWLSRVRGKVQYADLGAENWKPISNLHDMSSSHSKTLGYKRLTKSNPISCQILLYKSRSKGRKNQRSTRTHCHHPSPKIYSASAKEPWILATNLPVEIRTPKQLVNIYSKRMQIEETFRDLKSPAYGLGLRHSRTSSSERFDIMLLIALMLQLTCWLAGVHAQKQGWDKHFQANTVRNRNVLSTVRLGMEVLRHSGYTITREDLLVAATLLAQNLFTHGYALGKL, encoded by the coding sequence ATGTGCGAACTCGATATTTTACACGACTCTCTTTACCAATTCTGCCCCGAATTACACTTAAAACGACTCAACAGCTTAACGTTGGCTTGCCACGCATTACTTGACTGTAAAACTCTCACTCTTACCGAACTTGGCCGTAACCTGCCAACCAAAGCGAGAACAAAACATAACATCAAACGAATCGACCGATTGTTAGGTAATCGTCACCTCCACAAAGAGAGACTCGCTGTATACCGTTGGCATGCTAGCTTTATCTGTTCGGGCAATACGATGCCCATTGTACTTGTTGACTGGTCTGATATTCGTGAGCAAAAACGGCTTATGGTATTGCGAGCTTCAGTCGCACTACACGGTCGTTCTGTTACTCTTTATGAGAAAGCGTTCCCGCTTTCAGAGCAATGTTCAAAGAAAGCTCATGACCAATTTCTAGCCGACCTTGCGAGCATTCTACCGAGTAACACCACACCGCTCATTGTCAGTGATGCTGGCTTTAAAGTGCCATGGTATAAATCCGTTGAGAAGCTGGGTTGGTACTGGTTAAGTCGAGTAAGAGGAAAAGTACAATATGCAGACCTAGGAGCGGAAAACTGGAAACCTATCAGCAACTTACATGATATGTCATCTAGTCACTCAAAGACTTTAGGCTATAAGAGGCTGACTAAAAGCAATCCAATCTCATGCCAAATTCTATTGTATAAATCTCGCTCTAAAGGCCGAAAAAATCAGCGCTCGACACGGACTCATTGTCACCACCCGTCACCTAAAATCTACTCAGCGTCGGCAAAGGAGCCATGGATTCTAGCAACTAACTTACCTGTTGAAATTCGAACACCCAAACAACTTGTTAATATCTATTCGAAGCGAATGCAGATTGAAGAAACCTTCCGAGACTTGAAAAGTCCTGCCTACGGACTAGGCCTACGCCATAGCCGAACGAGCAGCTCAGAGCGTTTTGATATCATGCTGCTAATCGCCCTGATGCTTCAACTAACATGTTGGCTTGCGGGCGTTCATGCTCAGAAACAAGGTTGGGACAAGCACTTCCAGGCTAACACAGTCAGAAATCGAAACGTACTCTCAACAGTTCGCTTAGGCATGGAAGTTTTGCGGCATTCTGGCTACACAATAACAAGGGAAGACTTACTCGTGGCTGCAACCCTACTAGCTCAAAATTTATTCACACATGGTTACGCTTTGGGGAAATTATGA
- a CDS encoding ABA4-like family protein, which produces MMAHLTFEIGSGIALLGWLFLVLGIFVSSTRIRYGVLLFGGRIIPLVLSGLYLFLVFRFWGSSPEGNFSSLIGVSKLFESEGNLATGWLHFLIFDLFVGRWMIDEVTRANLPKWRLIPCLPLTFLYGPTGLIVFFAFRLFDEREKYALVAN; this is translated from the coding sequence ATGATGGCACATTTAACCTTTGAAATAGGCAGCGGTATTGCGCTGTTAGGTTGGCTATTTTTAGTGTTGGGGATCTTCGTTTCATCAACTCGGATTCGTTATGGGGTACTACTTTTCGGCGGGCGAATTATTCCTCTTGTCTTATCAGGACTTTACTTGTTTTTAGTATTTCGGTTTTGGGGCAGTTCACCAGAAGGGAATTTTTCTAGCCTAATCGGGGTGAGTAAGCTGTTTGAATCAGAAGGAAATTTAGCCACTGGTTGGCTTCACTTCCTTATTTTCGACTTGTTTGTTGGTCGCTGGATGATTGATGAGGTTACACGCGCTAACCTACCCAAATGGCGATTAATTCCCTGCTTACCACTGACATTTTTGTATGGTCCCACTGGCTTAATCGTGTTCTTCGCATTTCGATTGTTTGATGAACGTGAAAAGTACGCTTTAGTAGCCAATTAA
- a CDS encoding heme-binding beta-barrel domain-containing protein, with amino-acid sequence MKKYLAAAMAAALSLPAVANHTEIDGMDFGPLASLVGTWKSVEAGGVDIAPAQKGTPQGEGAPAVTPFYEVITFEVAADAVNASSQSLVALYYKQEVFRKADDTKFHDQRGYFIYDADNQIVYNSFCVPRTTCVTAEGQAGKQMTLTASKRGIAESNFMTDNATTTGFSMTISIEDEKLTYSQNTVLNIYGNAMAHTDASTLYKVK; translated from the coding sequence ATGAAGAAGTATCTTGCAGCAGCAATGGCGGCAGCTTTATCTCTACCAGCCGTAGCTAACCATACCGAAATTGATGGGATGGATTTTGGTCCTTTGGCATCACTAGTGGGTACATGGAAATCGGTTGAAGCAGGTGGGGTAGATATTGCACCTGCACAAAAGGGCACACCACAAGGTGAAGGTGCTCCAGCAGTTACCCCATTTTATGAAGTGATAACGTTTGAAGTTGCAGCGGACGCAGTTAATGCGAGCTCGCAAAGTCTTGTTGCTCTGTACTATAAGCAAGAAGTTTTCAGAAAAGCGGACGACACGAAGTTTCACGACCAGCGCGGATATTTTATCTACGATGCTGATAACCAAATTGTTTACAACTCCTTCTGTGTTCCTCGCACAACGTGTGTAACCGCAGAAGGGCAAGCGGGTAAACAGATGACGCTTACTGCGTCTAAGCGTGGGATTGCAGAGTCAAATTTCATGACAGATAACGCAACGACTACGGGGTTCTCCATGACTATCTCAATTGAAGACGAAAAGCTGACTTATTCGCAAAATACCGTTTTGAATATTTATGGGAATGCAATGGCACATACAGATGCGAGTACTTTGTACAAAGTGAAGTAA
- the pip gene encoding prolyl aminopeptidase — translation MKERYPAIEPFNSGMIEVGDGHRLYWEEVGNPAGIPALYLHGGPGGGCGAGSRRNFDPKAYRAVLFDQRGCGRSRPLASEPNIDLSTNTTDHLIADIEALREHLNIDRWVVVGSSWGVTLGLVYAQRYPNRVQAMVLGAITSGTRQEIEWITRDMGRVFPHEWERFCSHVPEAERNGDLSAAYARMLSNPDPAIHRKAALEWCLWEDTHVSLTPGWAPSPRYQEPGFSLIFSRLVTHYWSNGCFLRDDEIMAGMHLIADIPATLIHGRWDISGPLDTALALHRAWPNSELIVLEEAGHGGVGFPEAMTAALNKYRD, via the coding sequence ATGAAAGAGCGTTACCCAGCTATTGAGCCATTTAATTCAGGAATGATCGAAGTCGGTGATGGGCATCGCTTATATTGGGAAGAAGTCGGAAACCCAGCTGGAATACCTGCGCTTTATCTTCATGGAGGACCGGGAGGCGGTTGTGGAGCAGGCTCAAGGCGCAATTTCGATCCAAAAGCCTATCGAGCAGTATTATTTGACCAACGTGGTTGCGGGCGTAGCCGCCCCTTAGCATCGGAGCCAAATATTGACTTAAGCACAAACACCACGGATCACCTCATTGCCGATATAGAAGCCTTACGTGAACACCTCAATATCGATCGCTGGGTTGTGGTGGGCAGTTCTTGGGGTGTGACGTTAGGTCTGGTGTACGCCCAACGTTATCCAAACCGCGTACAAGCCATGGTGTTGGGGGCGATAACATCGGGCACTCGACAAGAAATAGAGTGGATAACTCGAGATATGGGCAGGGTGTTTCCCCATGAATGGGAACGTTTTTGTTCGCACGTACCAGAAGCGGAAAGAAACGGTGATTTGTCTGCCGCATACGCTCGCATGTTGTCTAACCCAGATCCAGCTATTCACAGAAAAGCAGCGCTTGAATGGTGTTTGTGGGAGGATACCCACGTTTCCTTAACGCCAGGGTGGGCACCTTCACCACGCTACCAAGAGCCTGGATTCAGCTTGATTTTTTCTCGCCTTGTGACTCACTACTGGAGCAACGGATGCTTTCTAAGAGATGATGAAATAATGGCTGGAATGCACCTTATAGCAGACATACCCGCTACCTTAATTCACGGTAGGTGGGATATTTCTGGTCCATTGGATACCGCCTTAGCCTTGCACCGAGCGTGGCCAAATAGCGAGCTGATTGTTTTAGAAGAAGCAGGTCACGGTGGTGTTGGCTTCCCCGAAGCAATGACGGCTGCGTTAAATAAATATCGAGATTAG
- a CDS encoding penicillin-insensitive murein endopeptidase codes for MNFQYGKVVKQTILGLLLATIAFPSMSKPSTCYGTTSNGYLENGVKLPLYGENFESYSLLASAAGRTYVHSAVSEIMLSAYQNLLKSHPDKIFKYAETGFEEGGEFSPHKTHRNGLSVDFMTPMINQDGESEHLPTNPLNRLGYDIELDAKGRYDDLEIDFTALAAHLVELHKESKKRGHDLWRVIFDPKLQSGLFKTTYGSYIKENIKLSKRRSWVRHDEHYHVDFIIPCNRKK; via the coding sequence TTGAATTTTCAATACGGTAAAGTAGTGAAACAAACCATCTTAGGGCTTTTACTTGCGACCATCGCTTTTCCTTCAATGAGTAAGCCGAGTACATGCTACGGAACCACGTCGAATGGGTATTTGGAGAACGGGGTAAAATTGCCATTGTATGGTGAAAATTTTGAATCCTACAGCCTACTCGCGAGCGCAGCAGGTAGAACGTATGTACACTCCGCAGTGAGTGAAATCATGCTCTCTGCATACCAAAACTTATTGAAATCCCACCCAGATAAAATCTTCAAATATGCTGAAACGGGTTTTGAAGAAGGCGGGGAATTCAGCCCGCATAAGACTCATCGTAATGGGTTATCTGTTGACTTCATGACACCCATGATCAATCAAGATGGAGAATCCGAGCATTTACCAACGAACCCACTGAATAGGCTGGGGTACGACATCGAGTTGGATGCGAAAGGACGATATGACGACTTAGAGATAGACTTCACCGCGCTAGCTGCCCATTTAGTCGAACTCCACAAAGAGTCGAAAAAACGAGGTCATGATTTATGGCGTGTTATTTTCGATCCCAAACTTCAATCAGGGTTATTCAAAACCACCTATGGCTCATACATCAAGGAAAACATTAAGCTTTCCAAAAGACGTTCGTGGGTAAGGCACGACGAACATTATCACGTTGATTTCATCATTCCATGTAATCGCAAAAAGTAA
- a CDS encoding LysR family transcriptional regulator — MHKTDYLAIDGKLLTQFLAIYDFQSVSRAAQHLNINQSSASHALERLRKILDDPLFVRSGRGLIPTERADTVALDARLVLAKLEAMSTDMTYDPSTDKGEFTIMANDYEIEHILKPVFPLFQQQAPELTIRIIHAISGLDIPTALREGVADLAINPDIDIDATDIRQKRLISDFDVVYYDPSQRSAPSSVEEYCNARHGIIVLGDIKKTEADNQLVARGKERKIAIKTSSFNVLASLVRGTDIITTMPSRLSESIFNGLAQCPSPIDLAPYSIVQLWHQQNSHSARHKWVRETIQSPF, encoded by the coding sequence ATGCACAAAACCGATTATTTAGCGATAGATGGCAAGTTGCTGACGCAATTTCTCGCCATTTACGATTTTCAGTCTGTATCGCGGGCTGCCCAGCATTTGAACATTAACCAATCTTCAGCCAGTCATGCATTGGAAAGGCTTAGGAAAATTCTGGATGATCCATTGTTTGTTCGAAGTGGGAGAGGGCTTATTCCTACAGAAAGGGCAGATACAGTGGCGCTGGATGCAAGGTTAGTCCTTGCCAAGTTAGAAGCCATGTCGACCGATATGACTTACGATCCTTCTACTGATAAGGGGGAATTCACGATCATGGCGAATGATTATGAAATCGAACATATTCTGAAGCCTGTATTTCCTCTTTTTCAGCAGCAAGCACCTGAACTGACGATTCGAATCATTCATGCGATTTCTGGTTTGGATATTCCAACCGCATTAAGGGAAGGAGTGGCAGATCTAGCAATAAACCCAGATATTGATATCGATGCCACTGATATACGTCAAAAACGATTGATTTCAGATTTTGATGTTGTTTATTACGATCCAAGCCAGCGCAGTGCACCAAGCAGCGTAGAGGAATATTGCAATGCAAGACACGGCATCATTGTGTTGGGAGACATTAAAAAGACCGAAGCCGACAACCAGTTAGTGGCTCGTGGTAAGGAACGGAAAATTGCAATCAAAACCAGTTCTTTCAATGTATTAGCCAGCCTAGTTCGTGGCACTGATATCATTACCACCATGCCTTCTCGGCTCTCAGAATCCATCTTTAATGGTTTGGCGCAATGCCCTTCTCCTATTGACCTTGCTCCGTATTCCATTGTTCAGCTTTGGCATCAGCAGAATAGCCACTCCGCTCGACATAAATGGGTGCGTGAAACCATACAATCTCCCTTTTAG
- a CDS encoding aminotransferase-like domain-containing protein — MSMYRTLASRFIREIEVGKLPEGSRMPSLRQLSKQQAVSMSTAVSCYQELESQGWIHARPQAGYYVSPQRSKHNTPEWARFESKVSSVTQNFAIHSLHNGPLGVSSTVIDEVSQNELERSFRRASKRIGNRLNQYPNPQGDPLLRNALSDHFTKLGLHINPNELVITSGCMPAIKAALESCTQVGDAIAISSPCFSGILDLLGQMGRKIVEIPSLDDGIDLSQLEAHLQKGVVKAGVFCTSHMNPQGITMSVEQKQRLAELANVFQVPIIEDDVYLELSYSDHTPLPAKYYDQGGYILWCGSVSKSLSPSYRLGWCMPGRYTDRYRQKHAASCFGISLPMQLAMADFIESGHYTKQLKRRRNTLLNLRQTYLSYLTEHLPENVNISHPQGGMVLWLQVPTLNASKFAELVEEKNIDIRLGHLFSTLSIYSNCLRINFGFELTKEVKEELDVLIDAVKQAC, encoded by the coding sequence ATGAGTATGTACAGAACGTTAGCCAGCCGATTTATCCGAGAGATTGAGGTGGGTAAGCTTCCTGAAGGCAGCCGAATGCCTTCACTTAGGCAGCTCTCAAAGCAGCAAGCGGTGAGCATGTCGACGGCGGTGAGCTGTTATCAAGAGCTGGAATCGCAAGGCTGGATACATGCTCGTCCTCAAGCGGGGTATTACGTTTCTCCGCAACGGAGTAAACATAACACACCAGAATGGGCGCGCTTTGAGAGCAAGGTGTCTTCGGTAACTCAAAACTTCGCAATTCATTCTCTACATAATGGCCCGCTAGGCGTGTCCAGTACCGTTATAGACGAGGTTTCACAAAACGAGTTAGAGCGCAGTTTTCGACGCGCCAGTAAGCGAATCGGCAATCGCCTCAATCAATACCCGAATCCACAAGGTGATCCCCTACTGCGTAATGCACTGAGCGACCATTTCACGAAACTTGGACTGCACATAAACCCCAATGAACTCGTGATTACATCGGGTTGTATGCCTGCCATTAAAGCTGCGCTGGAATCTTGCACTCAGGTGGGCGATGCCATTGCTATCAGCTCGCCTTGCTTTAGTGGCATTTTAGATTTGCTTGGGCAAATGGGAAGAAAGATTGTCGAGATCCCCTCTTTAGATGACGGAATTGATTTGTCTCAACTTGAAGCGCATTTGCAGAAAGGTGTGGTTAAAGCGGGGGTATTTTGTACCTCGCACATGAACCCACAAGGGATAACCATGTCTGTAGAGCAAAAACAAAGATTGGCTGAACTGGCTAACGTTTTCCAGGTTCCGATCATTGAAGATGATGTGTATCTAGAACTCTCTTATTCCGACCACACACCCTTACCCGCTAAATATTATGATCAAGGTGGCTATATTCTTTGGTGTGGCTCTGTCTCCAAAAGTTTGTCGCCGAGCTACCGCTTAGGTTGGTGTATGCCCGGGCGTTACACGGATCGTTATCGCCAAAAGCATGCAGCATCCTGCTTTGGTATCTCCCTTCCTATGCAGCTTGCCATGGCAGATTTCATTGAGTCGGGTCATTACACAAAACAACTCAAACGTCGACGCAATACTCTACTTAATTTGAGGCAAACGTATCTCAGCTATTTGACTGAACACCTTCCAGAAAACGTTAACATCAGCCACCCTCAAGGCGGAATGGTGTTGTGGCTGCAAGTCCCTACCCTTAATGCCTCCAAGTTCGCCGAACTTGTGGAAGAAAAGAACATTGATATCCGTTTAGGTCACCTGTTCAGTACCTTGTCTATCTATAGCAACTGTTTAAGGATTAACTTTGGCTTTGAACTAACAAAAGAAGTAAAGGAAGAATTGGACGTATTGATTGATGCAGTAAAGCAGGCTTGTTGA
- a CDS encoding nuclear transport factor 2 family protein — MSKKLILSSLIMASLSGAAVAQNSQAIVFPGESNEQQRSIQFPQHSQAQKNAIVFPSRSYANQSYKGSYQQSKARQEFFQTMESVHVAEGFYTDTLINRDYNTYYDYIGEVYVQHAPDYPDGAEPLRVELLKYLDDNPNIEVDILRTIAEKDYVAIHSAWTNNGSTDVYVDIWRVEDGKLVEHWDHYQGVESSTELSGPEVDMYARQNPDLNRTKALRVINTYNDLSDLNDVRRFVDANFVGHTPEAQNGKGAFINHLQGMAQNGKRFVRTPAQTIAMGDMVLVHSKQVDRDVENDLGTGYIDIFRFNNQGKIVEQWSVEQKVKPVDERYNINEIFAYPYRW, encoded by the coding sequence ATGTCTAAAAAACTCATACTATCAAGCCTAATTATGGCATCCCTTTCTGGTGCTGCTGTTGCTCAAAATTCACAAGCGATCGTTTTCCCAGGTGAATCTAATGAACAACAACGTTCGATTCAATTTCCTCAACATTCTCAAGCACAAAAAAATGCCATCGTTTTCCCGAGCCGTTCTTATGCAAATCAATCTTATAAGGGTAGCTATCAACAATCTAAAGCTCGTCAGGAATTCTTCCAAACAATGGAGTCGGTACATGTTGCTGAAGGTTTCTATACAGACACATTGATCAACAGAGATTACAACACTTACTACGACTACATTGGCGAAGTTTACGTTCAGCATGCACCTGATTACCCTGATGGTGCTGAACCACTGCGTGTCGAGTTATTGAAGTATCTAGACGATAACCCAAACATTGAAGTAGACATTTTACGAACGATTGCAGAAAAAGATTACGTTGCCATTCACTCAGCATGGACAAACAACGGCAGTACAGATGTTTATGTTGATATCTGGCGTGTCGAAGATGGTAAATTGGTTGAGCACTGGGATCACTATCAAGGCGTAGAGTCTAGCACAGAGCTTTCAGGGCCTGAGGTTGATATGTACGCAAGACAGAACCCAGATCTCAATCGCACAAAAGCGCTTCGAGTTATCAATACCTACAACGACCTCAGCGATCTCAATGATGTGAGACGTTTTGTCGATGCTAACTTCGTTGGGCACACACCTGAAGCGCAAAATGGTAAAGGAGCTTTTATCAACCACCTTCAAGGTATGGCACAAAATGGGAAGCGTTTTGTCCGTACACCAGCTCAAACCATTGCGATGGGTGATATGGTGCTTGTCCACTCCAAACAAGTGGATCGTGATGTCGAAAACGATCTAGGCACAGGTTACATCGACATTTTCCGTTTCAACAATCAAGGGAAAATTGTTGAACAGTGGAGCGTGGAACAAAAAGTGAAACCTGTCGATGAGCGCTACAATATTAACGAAATCTTTGCTTACCCATACCGCTGGTAA
- a CDS encoding EamA family transporter: MKRNDLLLAVFVMAIWGFNFSMIKMGITDVHPLLATAARFTLAVIPAIFFIRRPNVKWRYLASYGVVFGVGVWGMASWSITAGLSSGMSSVLLSSNALISMAVGVFIQKDIASKRKVIGAVAALVALLVLISATNGNLTAEGVFLIMIAAASWTVMGLIVKASKTTQAFAFNVWGMLFAPIPLVLFAVSIYGPNIVVHAFEVWDMNTTIAVAFQAYPTTLFGYWVWSNLLIRYPLSTTAPLTLLVPVFALISGYFMYNEMLSTAQMIACVLFLVGIGLIVKPATSKSMLEPKPVVN; encoded by the coding sequence ATGAAAAGAAACGATCTATTGTTGGCAGTCTTTGTTATGGCAATTTGGGGCTTCAACTTCTCAATGATCAAGATGGGCATTACCGATGTTCACCCATTACTGGCAACCGCTGCCCGTTTTACTTTGGCAGTGATACCAGCCATCTTTTTTATTCGCAGACCCAACGTAAAATGGCGTTACTTGGCTAGTTATGGCGTCGTTTTTGGTGTTGGGGTGTGGGGAATGGCATCTTGGTCTATCACTGCGGGGCTTTCATCCGGTATGTCTTCGGTACTGCTTTCATCGAACGCGCTAATCAGCATGGCAGTTGGCGTGTTTATTCAAAAAGATATCGCTTCAAAACGCAAAGTCATTGGTGCTGTCGCTGCATTGGTCGCCTTGTTGGTATTGATCTCGGCAACCAATGGTAACCTTACGGCGGAAGGTGTGTTTCTTATTATGATCGCCGCTGCCAGCTGGACAGTGATGGGTTTGATAGTAAAAGCGTCGAAAACCACTCAAGCATTTGCTTTCAATGTATGGGGGATGCTCTTTGCACCTATTCCACTGGTGTTGTTCGCGGTGAGCATTTATGGTCCCAATATTGTGGTGCACGCCTTTGAAGTTTGGGATATGAATACGACCATAGCGGTTGCATTCCAAGCTTACCCAACTACATTATTTGGTTACTGGGTTTGGAGCAATCTGTTGATTCGCTACCCGCTTAGCACCACCGCGCCTTTAACCTTGTTAGTCCCAGTATTTGCACTAATTTCCGGCTATTTTATGTATAACGAGATGCTCAGTACCGCACAAATGATTGCTTGTGTGCTGTTCCTAGTCGGTATTGGTTTAATAGTGAAACCAGCGACAAGCAAAAGCATGTTAGAACCTAAGCCAGTAGTGAATTGA
- a CDS encoding patatin-like phospholipase family protein — MLKTLIPTSLSLLLMACSSPNVYNDLNVSEPIVSGEHKLGVAFGGGGVRGFMHLGVLKALEEEGIQPDVVSGASAGSIAATLYASGMSFKDMEAAIEKLGVSDVADIVLSSKGFVNGKRLSDWINAHVGYNDLADMPIPVAVTATNMTTRKTVVIRSGNPGHAVQTSSTVPGTFVPVENQGDILIDGSVFSVVPVYTAKDLGAKKVIAVDIFCHNQPAPELTVSKVLLATFRMQSCRLSQQEMASADVLITPNYEPSSDVSFNDRAKSIEAGYLAAKEVMPQIKALLAK, encoded by the coding sequence ATGTTGAAAACATTGATCCCTACCTCTTTATCACTATTGCTGATGGCGTGCTCCTCGCCAAATGTCTACAACGATTTGAATGTGTCAGAGCCCATTGTCTCAGGGGAACACAAATTAGGGGTGGCATTTGGGGGTGGCGGTGTTCGGGGCTTTATGCACTTAGGCGTGTTAAAAGCGTTGGAAGAAGAAGGGATACAGCCGGATGTGGTCAGTGGAGCGTCTGCAGGTTCAATTGCGGCGACGCTTTATGCCTCTGGAATGAGTTTTAAAGATATGGAAGCCGCCATTGAAAAGCTCGGAGTATCTGACGTCGCGGACATTGTGCTTTCGTCCAAAGGGTTCGTAAATGGTAAACGCTTATCCGACTGGATCAACGCGCATGTCGGGTATAACGATCTGGCAGACATGCCCATTCCTGTAGCGGTGACTGCCACCAATATGACGACGCGTAAGACTGTGGTTATCCGTTCTGGCAACCCTGGGCATGCAGTACAAACCTCTTCCACCGTGCCAGGTACTTTTGTTCCCGTTGAAAACCAAGGTGATATCTTAATTGATGGCAGCGTATTCAGTGTTGTGCCGGTTTATACCGCAAAAGATCTCGGTGCTAAAAAGGTCATCGCGGTCGATATTTTTTGCCACAATCAACCCGCACCGGAATTGACTGTAAGTAAAGTGTTGCTGGCGACGTTCAGAATGCAGAGCTGTAGACTATCGCAACAAGAGATGGCCAGCGCAGATGTACTCATTACACCAAACTACGAACCAAGCAGTGATGTGTCGTTTAATGATAGAGCGAAATCCATTGAAGCAGGTTACCTTGCCGCAAAAGAAGTAATGCCACAAATTAAGGCGCTACTCGCGAAATAA
- a CDS encoding TfoX/Sxy family DNA transformation protein, with protein MERLRDLKGFGPKSEEILAQVDVHSVEDFLNTDSYELYARLKTKVKGTGLNSIYAIMGAKENVDWRAIAKSRKTEILMRLDEMGLAPK; from the coding sequence ATGGAAAGGTTGAGAGATCTAAAAGGGTTCGGACCAAAGAGTGAAGAAATCCTAGCGCAAGTCGATGTTCATTCGGTCGAAGATTTTCTTAATACCGACAGCTACGAGCTTTACGCACGTCTTAAAACCAAAGTGAAAGGAACGGGCTTAAACTCCATTTATGCCATTATGGGCGCTAAAGAAAACGTTGATTGGCGTGCAATTGCTAAATCTAGAAAAACGGAAATTTTGATGCGGCTAGATGAAATGGGATTGGCCCCCAAATAA
- a CDS encoding M12 family metallopeptidase: MKLNIVISISAFSMTPLFAFSANETDVNAEVPAIDTQQTHIIGTNDIISYDVKELVGGKAAVFQGDIVLGSASNVQEYGVQPMRFFDEGEMTGYAAWSGYAKWPNGVVPYTISANIPAYDVASIKEGMSWIENVSNVRFVERSNQAGYITIIRDRGCYSQVGYTGRAQNLSIGQGCGTPGIAAHEFLHALGFWHEQSRADRDQYVNIHWNNIEQGKEHNFEKKGEVTTSVGPYDVHSIMHYSYRAFSINGQPTITSKDPSVPNDQLGQRQRLSDYDIAALQETYGGGGTTPPPTPDPISATITDVSVASGEWQYFVLDLPSGYRNLTITTYGGRGDVDLYVRKDARPTFDYYNCASWRDGNSEICDINSPEAGEWYIGVNGYFASSGVTITAEAD; encoded by the coding sequence ATGAAGCTTAACATAGTAATTTCAATATCTGCATTTTCTATGACTCCGCTCTTTGCATTTAGTGCAAATGAAACAGATGTAAATGCAGAAGTACCCGCTATTGATACTCAGCAGACTCATATTATAGGGACGAATGACATTATATCCTATGATGTGAAAGAGTTGGTTGGTGGTAAAGCCGCGGTATTCCAAGGTGATATAGTGCTAGGTTCCGCGAGCAATGTTCAAGAATATGGTGTTCAACCAATGCGTTTCTTCGATGAAGGAGAAATGACGGGGTATGCAGCATGGAGTGGGTATGCGAAGTGGCCAAACGGTGTCGTCCCTTATACTATTTCAGCCAATATTCCGGCTTATGATGTTGCTTCTATAAAAGAAGGGATGAGTTGGATCGAAAACGTGTCGAATGTTCGTTTTGTTGAGCGAAGTAATCAAGCTGGATACATTACTATCATTCGTGATCGTGGTTGCTACTCTCAAGTTGGTTATACTGGTAGAGCTCAAAACCTGTCTATTGGTCAGGGCTGTGGTACGCCGGGTATTGCTGCTCATGAATTCCTTCATGCACTTGGCTTTTGGCACGAGCAATCACGCGCTGATCGCGATCAATATGTGAATATTCATTGGAATAACATTGAACAGGGCAAAGAGCATAATTTCGAGAAGAAAGGGGAAGTGACAACGTCCGTTGGTCCATACGATGTGCATTCTATCATGCATTATTCCTATCGTGCGTTTAGTATTAATGGTCAGCCAACGATTACGTCCAAAGATCCTTCTGTACCCAACGATCAGTTAGGTCAACGCCAGCGTTTAAGTGATTATGATATTGCAGCATTGCAAGAAACATATGGAGGAGGGGGCACAACGCCACCTCCTACACCCGACCCTATCAGTGCAACTATTACAGATGTGAGTGTTGCAAGCGGTGAATGGCAGTACTTTGTTTTGGATTTACCTAGCGGTTACAGGAATCTGACAATCACAACGTATGGCGGGAGAGGCGATGTGGATCTATATGTAAGGAAAGACGCTCGACCTACCTTTGATTATTACAATTGTGCTTCTTGGCGTGATGGTAATTCTGAAATATGTGATATTAATTCCCCCGAAGCTGGGGAGTGGTATATTGGCGTAAATGGTTACTTTGCAAGTTCAGGCGTTACGATCACCGCCGAAGCGGATTGA